A stretch of DNA from Dethiobacter alkaliphilus AHT 1:
GGATTAAAGCGGCCCTTCGGTGCACTCCACCGCGTGCCGCTGTCTCTCATTCAATCCGGTTACAATATCTGTCATTCATATCCTCCCCTTGGCTGTAAGCAGAAGAAAGCAGTGTTAGCTGCTTTCCTCAGTAAGTTTATTTCTTTTCCTGCTCCTCCAGGCGTGAAAGTACCGTCTGATAGCCACCGGCCCCATAGTTAAGATAGCGCTTAACGCGGCTGATGGTGGCGGTACTGGCCCCGGTTTCACTTTCTATCTGCTGGTAGGTCTTTCCCTCCTGCAGCATCCGGGCAACCTGAAGGCGCTGGCTCATGGCCTTAATTTCACTGATGGTACAAACATCTTCAAAAAACTGATAACACTCTTCTTCTGACTCTAAAAGCAAGATGGCCCGGCACAGCTGGTCCATCTCGTTATCTTTAATTTTTGGGTTAACCACAAATCCACCTCCGGCAGGTTGCTTCCTCATATTATTCGAGAAAGGGAGGATAAATCCTTCCTGTTTGGTATTCATTTCCCATTTTAGTCCGACTTAAACGTAACACCTAAATTTGCCAGCCATTCAATTGCTTTAGGCAATTCTGCTTCCCTGATTAACAAATGATCCGAAGCATGACTGGAGATAACACCCACGCTGATTTCTGCTTCAGCCAGAATTTCCGTCACCCGGGCCAGATAGCCCACCACGTTCCAGGGCAGGGTAATGTCCAGGGTGAGCAGGCAAAATCCGCTCTCCGCCTTTGCAGCGGGAAACAAACTGCCGGCTTCCTGCCACAGCGCTTCTGTAACAATCATGGTCACCTCATGGGGAAGAAAAACCAGTGATATCATTCCGTCCCTGTGGGCCAATTCAACAACCTGCCGGCGGGTTTCAGGATCCAGTCCCACCACCACCACAGGTTCCGGGTAAAGTTTCAGCTGGGTTTTGGCAAGTAACGTTTCAATCATTGCCTGTCCTCCGGAAATATCTCATGAACATAGACATCCTCAGGTGGGGTATACTCCAGGAGGCTTTCATCCACTTCCTTATTGATGCGGATATCGCGAAATATCAGCTTGCCGGTGTATAAATCTGTCCTGTTCTCGGAAATAAACGGAAGCCAGGTCTCTGCATCAACCCACCAGGTGACTTCCTCTTTAAAACCATCTTTTTCTAATACACCTTCCACACCATGGGCCCGGCGCCCCTCAACCGTTTCTGTTCCCCTATAACTGAGCTCATATGGTTCTCCAAAGTTTGTGAAGTCAAACATATCAAATCCGGACGGCTCACGTATAACCGTTACATAACTTAAATCATAATCACTAATAATCCATGAATCGGTGCCGTCAAAAATAGTTATTTGTTTGTGCTGCTCTTCATCCACAGATTCCGTCCGGGAACGTCCACCGGCATACCAAATATAAGTTATCGTTTCCATGGTCTTGCCGTCCATTTCACTTGATATTTCCATGACACCGGTAAACGTATCAATAGAATTATTGCGTACATTCTCCAGAACATAATCCAGGGTCCCCTCCTCCGGAGGCTGACTGCAACCGGCAGCCAGGAAGATAAGTGCCAATATAACAGTGAGAACCGGTAACTTAATTTTCATATCACGACCTCCCGTCTTCTAAAATAGTATCACATTTCAAATAGAAAAACATGGCAGAAGCAAAAAAAAGATGCACCATCATAAGATGGTGCATCCTGCATAACTTTTATTTGCCTGCCTTTACATACTCGGCATCCATATCATACCCACGCAGCCGAATTGAGTTCCAGACCACATTAACAGAACTCATGCTCATGGCGGCCATACCAATCATGGGATGGAGCATGCCGGCGGCGGCCATGGGGATGGCCAGCGCGTTATAGACCCAGGCCCAGAAGTAATTTTGCTTAATCTTGCGGAATGTGCCGCGGGATAGCTTGATGGCGGTGATTAAGCCGGCCAGGTCGCCGCGGATTAAGGTCAAGTCCGCCGCTTCGATGGCAATGTCGGTACCGGTGCCGATGGCGATGCCCACATTAGCCTGCTTTAGCGCCGGAGCATCATTAATGCCGTCGCCCACCATGGCCACCGTGCCGTGCTGTTCTTGCAAGCGTTTTACTTCCGCCACTTTACCGTCGGGCAGAACTTCGGCAATGACATGGTCAATGCCCAGCTGTTTGCCGATGGCGGTGGCGGTCCGCTTATTATCACCTGTAATCATGGCCACTTCCAGGCCCAAAGTTTTTAGCTCCGCCACCGCAGCATGGGCCTCGTCTTTAATGGTATCGGCGATGGCGATAATTCCGGCAGGTTTGTCACCCACCGCCACGATTACCACCGTCTTACCCTGCTCTTCCAACTCTTCCATCCGTGCTGCCAGTTCACCAGCGTTGATTTGATGGTCCTCCATCAGACGACGACTGCCCACCAAAACGCGGTGTCCTTCAACGGTGCCGCTCACACCTTTACCGGTGTGGGAAGTAAAGTCCTGGACTTCCTCCCGGACTTCCACGCCTTTTTCCTTAATGGCCTCCACCACCGCATGGGCCAATGGATGCTCAGATGCGGACTCCACACTGGCGGCATAGCTTAATAATTGTTCTTCTGTCAGATCGCCTGTGACGCCCACATCAGTAACTGCCGGCTTTCCTTTGGTGAGGGTACCGGTCTTGTCAAAGGCAATTACTTTAACATCTTTCATAGTTTGAATGGCTTCACCGCGGCGAATAAGGACACCTTTTTCAGCACCAATGCCGCTTCCCACCATCAGCGCAGTGGGAGTGGCCAGCCCCAGCGCACAGGGACAGGAAATTACCAGCACCGCCGCCGAGGCCAGGTAAGCCAAAGCAAAACGGTTTAGCTGGGGATTCACCCAAGGCAGAAATGCTTGCATTGTTTCCAGCATGGGGCGAAGTTGGTCGCCAAACAGGCCCCAGACTATAAATGTGGTGATGGACAGCAGGATAATTAGGGGTACAAAGTAGCCCGTTACCCGGTCGGCAAATTCCTGGATGGGCACTTTTGAGCCCTGAGCCTCTTCCACCATCTTAATAACCTGGGAAAGGAAAGTGTCCTTACCCACCTTGGTGGCTTCCACATGCAAAAGGCCTTGTTTATTAATGGTGGCACCAATTACTTCACTGCCTTCTTTTTTCTCAACGGGCAGCGATTCACCGGTGGCCATGGATTCATCAATGGCACTGTGTCCTTTGACCACCACGCCGTCGGTGGGAATTTTCTCACCGGGGCGAATAATCATCACATCTCCGGGCTGCAGCGCATCCACCGGAATTTCCACTTCATCACCGTTTCTCATCACACGGGCAGTTTTTGCTCCCATTTGTAACAGCTTTTTAATGGCCTGGGACGCTTGCCCCTTTGCCCTGGCCTCCAGGTAACGGCCAATGAGATGGAAGAACATAATGTTGGCACCCATCTCAATAAAAGTTGTCATAGGGAAAAAGAAAGCGGTCAAACCAATTAAAAACGGTGGTACCGAACCCAGGGAAACCAACACGTCCATATTGGGACTAAGGTGTCGAACGGCATTGATACTGGCTTTATGCGTTTTAGCACCGGCGATGAAGATGGATGGAATTGCCAAAACAGCCACAATGGCGGTGTAGACATTTGTGTCAATTGCCATGGCAAACATGTTGTATACCATGATGACATTAATTATCATTGAGGGAACCCCGGCCATAATCATGCGCCGGCGTGCTTCCTTCACTTCTTTTTCCTCGTCTTCTTCCACTGCACCGGCCGGGCTTTCATCGGCCCGCTCCATGGTATAACCGGCGGCATCCACCAGTTCCCGCAATTCATCCAGATTCGTTTCCAACGGGCTGTATTTTAGCGTCAGTTTACCGGCGGCAAAGTTTACATTTGCTTCTGCCACCCCGTCCACATCGGCCAGAATTTTTTCCACCGATTGAGCACAGGTAGTACAGGTCATACCGGAGACATGATAAATCTCGGTAACCAACCCGTCCTGCTTAGTGTCGGATTCCAGCACTTCGGCCCCATATCCCGCTTCTTTTACCGCGTTTACCAAATCCTCTGTGGTCAAAGTCTGTGCATCAAAGGTCACATAAGCCTTTTCAGCAGGAAAGTTCACCGAAACTTCACTGACTCCGTCAAGGTCTTGCAAAGCTTTCTCCGCAGAGCGGGCACAAGAGGTACAGGTCATATCTGAAATCTTTAACGTGGCCTTAGCCTCACGCCCGGCAGGTTTTTCCCCTTCTGTTTCCAGCACTTTGGCTTCGTAACCGGCGACTTCCACGGCTCTGATTAGCGCATCCACCCCGGTTGTGCCTTCATTATATGTTACATAAGCCTTCTCCGCCGGGAAGTTTACCGAAGCCTCCGTAACTCCGTCGGTGCTTTGCAGAGCTTTTTCCACAGACCGTGCACAGGCGGTGCACGTCATACCTGCGATTTTTAACGTAGCTTTACTCATGACTTCACCTACTTAACTATATATTTATCCCCCCCCTAGGGGGTAGGCATATTCCTATTATAGCATGCTGTTCTCTGCTGTCAAGTCATATTTATTTCAAAGTAAAGCGGGCAACCTGAGGGGGCGGCAATAAAACGCGGTTCAGAGAAACATCCCGGCTTAGGGCCCCCAGTTCAAAATGCAGCATGGCAATGCCGCAATCCAGGCGCCGGGCTACGAATCGGTCTTGCTTCCCGTCGGTGGACAGGACAACCTGCTTTTCCTGTACCTCAAAGCGCCACGGCTGACGGTTAATGGCGGAAGGAGCCGGCCGGGCCGCTTCCAGCCCCGCCCTGACCCAGCGGGGCCAATGGCTTTCCGGCATTCCCGATACCAAACTTCCCAAAGGTTTACGTTTACGCTCTGTTTTAAAACCGCGCATTACTTTTTCTTCGAAGGTATCATTCTCCAGGCCATAACCAACCGGGGTCAGGGCATATACCTGCTCACCGGCCGCCAGGTTGACAGCTTTTGCGGCAGCTTCCTGCTTAAACATCCCACCCACCCAACAGGTGTCTAGCCCCAGTGCGGTGGCCTCCAGAATTAACCCTTCACCCAGATAGCCGATCATTTCCTGAACATCGGGCTCATTTACTTTCCCCACAAACGCCAGGTAGGCGGGATTTCCTTTTATTTTTCCGTAGCTGCCAATGGCTCCTTTAAACACACCGCTGCCGCTGTCTTCCACCAGTACTGCCCGCACACTGTCTGCAGGCCTGAATTCTTCACACATCTTTTGCAGCAGCGCCAGTTTTTCCGGCTCCACCGGCCTGCCGTTATAATTACGGGTGGAATAACGACTTTCAATGGCTTGGTGCCATCTCTTAACAGGTAGCATCATTTCCTCCTTGGTTAGCCCTTTAAATTTATCATTTCTAAAGATTTAATTTTTTACTAATAAATATCAGTTGATAACATCCTCCAGCCGGGAATACTAACAAAAAACAAGCCAAATAGCTGGAGGTTTTTAAGATGAAAAAACAAAATGAAGAAAAGAAACAGGCGCCTGCCCAAGACTTTACACGCAAAGAAAATTTGAACCGTATCCGCGGCACAGTGGAATTTATCGATCCGGAACAAGGCCCTACAAATAAAGGGAAAGTAACGGGTAACAGGGGGAACAAAAAATGAAAAACAGCGGAAAACAGGCTCCGAAAACAAATGATAAGGTAAATAAAGAAAACCTGGAACAGGAACTCTATGAAGCCTTTCACAACACAAAGGAATTCGGTGGTTACGACATTAACGTCCGGGCCCAGGACGGCGGCAAAGTCAATTTGCAGGGAATTGTGGATGTGAAAAAAGACATGGACCGAGCTGTGGAGTTTGCCAATGACTTCCCCGGCGTTACAGGTGTGGAAAATAACCTTACCGTCTCCACCGACGGCGCCATTGATGATGACAGTGTCTATACGGAAGTGAACCAGGAACTGGGCGCAGACCCGGCAATTAACGATGAAAAAATCCACTTTACCGTGGAGAAAGGCGTGGTTTCACTCTTTGGGGAAACAGACTCCCAGGCCGCCAGAAACGCCGCCGCCAGCGCTGCATCCAAAGCCCGCGGCGTGCGCACCGTCAATAACCAAATCCGCATCACCCACCCCGGTGACCGCATCGACAACATCCCCCTCTGGTAAACCCGGGGGTCAGGTTTAATTTTATTAATCTAACAAAAGGAGCCCAGGCTGGGCTCCTTTTTTACTACTTGGCAAAGTATGCTTCGCTTTTTTCAAAAAAGCGCTGACCCACCTGGCAAGCCGGACAGACCCGTGGGGCCCCCTCACTTACCTGGGTATAACCGCAGTTAATGCACTTCCAGGGGACTTCGTCATCCTTCTGGAAAACTTTCCCTTCCTTAAGATCATTTAAAAGGGATCGGAAGCGGTTCTCATGGGCTTCTTCCGCTTTGGCCACAGCTACAAAAAAGTCGGCAATTTCGTCCATCCCTTCTTCCCGCGCTTCCGCTTCAAATTGTTTATACATATCCGTCCACTCATAATTCTCTCCGCCGGCGGCCGCCTCCAGATTTTCCTCGGTTTTGCCGATTAGCTCCAGATATTTTGCCGCCCGACGGGCGTGAGCTTTTTCGTGATTGGCAGTCTCTTCAAACACCTGGGCGATTTGCTCATAGCCTTCTTTTCGCGCCACATCGGCAAAGTAAGTATACTTGTTTCTGGCCTGCGATTCACCGGCAAAAGCGGACTGCAGGTTTTTTTCTGTTTTTGTTCCTTTTAAACTCATGGTAACGCCCCTTTCATTTCCTGTATGTACGCTATATTTGGCAGGTAAGGCTGAATATCCTTCCCTTTCTGCAGTGTTTAAGCCTTTTGTAATCTTTCTCACAATTTCACCCTACACAGAAAGAGGCCTTATATCCTGAACCATCACCGCATCACCGTCAGCGGTGGTTTTTCCGGTAATAACAAACGCTGCCGCGTCCAACCGGTAAAGCAGACGCCGGTAGTCAGCCGGATAAAAAACGGCTTCGGCAAAACCGCTTTCATCAGAGATAAACAGGGTTAACATCACTCCGCCCTGCTTTAGGCGCCGCCTGGTCCGGCCCATGACAGTACCAGCCACCGTCACTTTAGTACCGACGGGTAAGTTGCACAGATTACAAAGCGGTTCCCGCGATACGCTTTGCAATTGCTTTTTATAGCAGGCAAGCGGATGGTCAGACAGAGCCATTCCCAATGTTTCCAGCTCCGCAGCTACCACCTCCGGCCAGGAAAAGTCAGGCAGAGCAGGTACTGCACTTTCTTCCGGCATTAAATCCAGGAGGCTTAACTGGCCGGGCTGCCGGTCTGTCCACTTTAGCACATGGTCCAAAGAGGCCAGTGCCTGACGCCGGTTCCGGCCCAAACCGGCAAAAGCTCCGGCTTTAATCAGGTTCACCAGTGCACTGCGCCGCAGTGCACTGCGGCCCACCCGGCAGCAGAAATCATGTAGGGACATAAACGGTCCCTTCTTTTGCGCCTCTAAAAGCGCCTCTGCCGCCCTGGCTCCCAAATCCCGCACCACAGGCAGCGCAGACCGTATTGCTTCTTTTTCCGGCACAAAGGATAACCCGCTGTGGTTCACATGAGGCGGCAGCACCGGTACACCGCGGATAGCCGCTTCCCGTACATAAACCGCCGTTGCATAGTAGCCGCTGCCGCTGGAAAGCAGTGCTGCATAAAATTCCACCGGGTAATGTTTTTTCAGGTATGCAGTCCAGTACGACACCAGAGCGTACGCAGCAGAGTGTGCTTTGTTGAAGCTGTAGCCGGCAAAACGACACAGATGAGTAAACACATCTTCCGCCTCTGCCCTGCTTAAACCCCGCTTAACAGCCCCGGCCACAAATTTAGGCTGATGAAACTCCTGCAGCGACGGCAATCGCCGGGACATCTCCCGGCGC
This window harbors:
- a CDS encoding YerC/YecD family TrpR-related protein: MVNPKIKDNEMDQLCRAILLLESEEECYQFFEDVCTISEIKAMSQRLQVARMLQEGKTYQQIESETGASTATISRVKRYLNYGAGGYQTVLSRLEEQEKK
- a CDS encoding ACT domain-containing protein; this translates as MIETLLAKTQLKLYPEPVVVVGLDPETRRQVVELAHRDGMISLVFLPHEVTMIVTEALWQEAGSLFPAAKAESGFCLLTLDITLPWNVVGYLARVTEILAEAEISVGVISSHASDHLLIREAELPKAIEWLANLGVTFKSD
- a CDS encoding LolA family protein, coding for MKIKLPVLTVILALIFLAAGCSQPPEEGTLDYVLENVRNNSIDTFTGVMEISSEMDGKTMETITYIWYAGGRSRTESVDEEQHKQITIFDGTDSWIISDYDLSYVTVIREPSGFDMFDFTNFGEPYELSYRGTETVEGRRAHGVEGVLEKDGFKEEVTWWVDAETWLPFISENRTDLYTGKLIFRDIRINKEVDESLLEYTPPEDVYVHEIFPEDRQ
- a CDS encoding heavy metal translocating P-type ATPase — encoded protein: MSKATLKIAGMTCTACARSVEKALQSTDGVTEASVNFPAEKAYVTYNEGTTGVDALIRAVEVAGYEAKVLETEGEKPAGREAKATLKISDMTCTSCARSAEKALQDLDGVSEVSVNFPAEKAYVTFDAQTLTTEDLVNAVKEAGYGAEVLESDTKQDGLVTEIYHVSGMTCTTCAQSVEKILADVDGVAEANVNFAAGKLTLKYSPLETNLDELRELVDAAGYTMERADESPAGAVEEDEEKEVKEARRRMIMAGVPSMIINVIMVYNMFAMAIDTNVYTAIVAVLAIPSIFIAGAKTHKASINAVRHLSPNMDVLVSLGSVPPFLIGLTAFFFPMTTFIEMGANIMFFHLIGRYLEARAKGQASQAIKKLLQMGAKTARVMRNGDEVEIPVDALQPGDVMIIRPGEKIPTDGVVVKGHSAIDESMATGESLPVEKKEGSEVIGATINKQGLLHVEATKVGKDTFLSQVIKMVEEAQGSKVPIQEFADRVTGYFVPLIILLSITTFIVWGLFGDQLRPMLETMQAFLPWVNPQLNRFALAYLASAAVLVISCPCALGLATPTALMVGSGIGAEKGVLIRRGEAIQTMKDVKVIAFDKTGTLTKGKPAVTDVGVTGDLTEEQLLSYAASVESASEHPLAHAVVEAIKEKGVEVREEVQDFTSHTGKGVSGTVEGHRVLVGSRRLMEDHQINAGELAARMEELEEQGKTVVIVAVGDKPAGIIAIADTIKDEAHAAVAELKTLGLEVAMITGDNKRTATAIGKQLGIDHVIAEVLPDGKVAEVKRLQEQHGTVAMVGDGINDAPALKQANVGIAIGTGTDIAIEAADLTLIRGDLAGLITAIKLSRGTFRKIKQNYFWAWVYNALAIPMAAAGMLHPMIGMAAMSMSSVNVVWNSIRLRGYDMDAEYVKAGK
- a CDS encoding BON domain-containing protein, whose amino-acid sequence is MKNSGKQAPKTNDKVNKENLEQELYEAFHNTKEFGGYDINVRAQDGGKVNLQGIVDVKKDMDRAVEFANDFPGVTGVENNLTVSTDGAIDDDSVYTEVNQELGADPAINDEKIHFTVEKGVVSLFGETDSQAARNAAASAASKARGVRTVNNQIRITHPGDRIDNIPLW
- a CDS encoding nitroreductase family protein, which gives rise to MMLPVKRWHQAIESRYSTRNYNGRPVEPEKLALLQKMCEEFRPADSVRAVLVEDSGSGVFKGAIGSYGKIKGNPAYLAFVGKVNEPDVQEMIGYLGEGLILEATALGLDTCWVGGMFKQEAAAKAVNLAAGEQVYALTPVGYGLENDTFEEKVMRGFKTERKRKPLGSLVSGMPESHWPRWVRAGLEAARPAPSAINRQPWRFEVQEKQVVLSTDGKQDRFVARRLDCGIAMLHFELGALSRDVSLNRVLLPPPQVARFTLK
- the rbr gene encoding rubrerythrin; protein product: MSLKGTKTEKNLQSAFAGESQARNKYTYFADVARKEGYEQIAQVFEETANHEKAHARRAAKYLELIGKTEENLEAAAGGENYEWTDMYKQFEAEAREEGMDEIADFFVAVAKAEEAHENRFRSLLNDLKEGKVFQKDDEVPWKCINCGYTQVSEGAPRVCPACQVGQRFFEKSEAYFAK